A single window of Malus sylvestris chromosome 5, drMalSylv7.2, whole genome shotgun sequence DNA harbors:
- the LOC126622774 gene encoding uncharacterized protein LOC126622774 yields MEVSAVVATTVAAMSIKSMELKWVSSRGKTQMEKTIKTPSKSKSPFPLQVMVPIFISINPSHIHPSDLRDLFTAYNLSPHRFPNYADDSGVEAVDLHKLRIALSHSSVLVSVFCKPSDLIGDSSSLSSSIETQQQKRMKKKKTFSFGELLQNAIILPSTRALGLAIHHRLGARAFTLPRTAHAGASRPAIWPYFVPRPPSTSLRWSCSKETKLKPKTTLRLS; encoded by the coding sequence atggAGGTCAGTGCAGTGGTGGCTACGACTGTTGCCGCCATGTCCATCAAGAGCATGGAGTTGAAATGGGTGAGCAGCAGAGGCAAAACCCAGATGGAAAAAACCATAAAAACGCCATCAAAGTCCAAATCGCCATTTCCCTTACAAGTCATGGTCCCAATTTTCATATCCATAAACCCATCTCACATACACCCATCCGACCTCCGAGACCTCTTCACCGCCTACAACCTCTCACCTCACCGGTTCCCCAATTACGCTGACGACAGCGGCGTTGAAGCCGTCGACTTGCACAAGCTGCGCATTGCTCTCTCCCATAGCTCAGTCCTGGTCTCGGTCTTCTGCAAGCCAAgtgatttaattggtgattCATCATCGTTATCGTCTTCCATCGAAACGCAACAGCAAAagaggatgaagaagaagaagacatttaGTTTTGGGGAGTTGCTTCAGAATGCCATCATTCTGCCATCCActcgggctctcgggctggcaatTCATCACAGGCTTGGAGCTCGGGCCTTCACTCTCCCTCGAACTGCCCACGCTGGAGCTTCAAGGCCGGCTATCTGGCCTTATTTCGTCCCCCGTCCCCCGAGCACCAGCCtacgctggagttgctctaaggaGACAAAGTTAAAACCAAAAACTACCTTAAGGCTAAGTTAA
- the LOC126624129 gene encoding transcription factor PIF1-like isoform X1 — MASKLHFVLLLPIIWYYSERQTYLPTHNNILTQKANPLKIHTRSLYLCHPKQTLAVFRLRFLSINFPSPLPTLKLSSLGNPIKVPFFCSAPPVRDSETQRLREQLPPLLPWPVQTCRTSTSSSNSLQLFASASNEWISEQKMNRRVPDFEMDYEYLLPTTSALNRPRKSTMPEDDIMELLWQDGQVVMQSQNQRSSVNSKRSHQSKYDVVLPDDGGGITRPAPQPQPQLPAQNPHLFIQEDEMASWLQYPLVDEPFSAGLLYPDSTTSEHRTPQVSGPAPASRPPIHRPRRTELQNFLQSDTTNNNDASSNRPMISETAPSSSKKSVVRETTTVVGSSDTPLVGSCSRALDSRPDGAGGGLANGATSLTAATAATAATSFPGNELTTCEMSLTSSPGGSSASAEPDSAPKPPLTADNRKRKGREAAAADDDAEFQSRDVEFESANGKKQLRGLTSSTKRSRAAEVHNLSERRRRDRINEKMKALQELIPRCNKSDKASMLDEAIEYLKSLQLQVQMMSMGYGMIPMMFPGVQQMMSVPMGMGIGMGMGMGMEMAGISHPMMPFPNVMAGSPMPTAAALMGPRFPIPPFHMQPIPASDPTGVPAVNQTDQMINSLRAQNPNQSHMPNFADPYQQFFSPQQMQLPLQHNQAMPQPTTGKPSSSSGPETHENHQPG, encoded by the exons ATGGCGTCAAAACTTCATTTCGTCCTTTTGCTTCCTATTATTTGGTATTATTCGGAGAGACAGACTTATCTGCCGACGCACAACAACATATTAACACAAAAGGCAAATCCACTGAAAATACACACACGCTCTCTCTATCTCTGTCATCCCAAACAAACGCTAGCAGTTTTTCGCTTGAGATTTCTCTCCATTAATTTCCCGTCGCCATTACCCACCTTGAAGCTATCCTCTCTTGGAAACCCAATTAAAGTACCGTTCTTTTGCTCTGCACCACCAGTCAGAGATTCAGAGACTCAGAGACTCAGAGAGCAACTACCTCCTCTGCTTCCATGGCCGGTTCAAACTTGCAGAACAAGTACCTCCTCATCCAACTCCCTTCAATTATTTGCATCC gCCTCAAATGAGTGGATTTCGGAACAAAAGATGAATCGGCGCGTCCCCGATTTCGAAATGGACTACGAGTACTTACTTCCCACCACCTCTGCTCTGAACCGACCCAGAAAATCAACCAT GCCGGAAGACGATATCATGGAGCTGCTATGGCAGGACGGCCAAGTCGTGATGCAGAGCCAGAACCAGAGGTCTTCAGTCAATAGTAAAAGATCGCACCAGTCCAAATACGACGTCGTATTGCCCGACGACGGGGGTGGCATCACCAGACCGGCCCCCCAACCCCAACCCCAACTGCCGGCTCAGAACCCGCACCTGTTTATTCAAGAAGATGAAATGGCCTCGTGGCTTCAGTACCCGCTCGTCGACGAGCCCTTCTCCGCCGGCCTCCTCTATCCCGATTCGACCACCTCCGAGCACCGGACGCCCCAGGTTTCGGGGCCGGCGCCAGCTTCGAGGCCGCCGATCCACCGGCCGAGGAGGACCGAGCTCCAGAACTTCCTGCAGTCCGACACGACCAACAACAACGACGCCAGCAGCAACAGGCCTATGATTTCGGAAACGGCGCCGTCGAGCTCGAAGAAGAGCGTGGTAAGGGAGACGACGACGGTGGTGGGTTCCAGCGACACTCCGCTGGTGGGCTCATGCTCTAGGGCTTTGGATTCTAGGCCCGACGGCGCTGGTGGCGGCTTGGCTAATGGAGCGACGTCGTTAACCGCTGCAACCGCTGCGACCGCTGCGACGTCGTTTCCTGGAAATGAATTGACCACGTGTGAGATGTCGCTGACGTCGTCTCCAGGAGGCTCCAGTGCGAGCGCCGAGCCGGATTCGGCTCCCAAGCCGCCGCTGACTGCCGATAACCGGAAGAGGAAAGGGAGAGAAGCCGCCGCCGCCGACGACGACGCTGAGTTTCAAAGCAGG GATGTTGAGTTTGAATCTGCCAATGGAAAGAAACAACTCCGAGGATTGACATCATCTACAAAGAGATCGCGAGCTGCAGAGGTCCACAATCTCTCCGAGAGG AGACGTCGAGATAGAATAAATGAAAAGATGAAGGCTTTACAAGAACTAATACCTCGGTGCAACAAA TCGGACAAAGCATCAATGCTGGATGAAGCAATTGAGTACTTGAAATCTCTCCAGTTACAAGTACAG ATGATGTCCATGGGATACGGCATGATCCCTATGATGTTTCCTGGAGTTCAGCAGATGATGTCCGTGCCCATGGGGATGGGAATTGGAATGGGCATGGGCATGGGAATGGAAATGGCCGGCATCAGTCACCCTATGATGCCATTTCCAAATGTAATGGCCGGTTCACCCATGCCAACAGCAGCTGCACTTATGGGACCTAGGTTCCCTATACCACCATTTCACATGCAGCCTATTCCTGCAAGTGATCCTACCGGAGTTCCAGCAGTCAACCAGACAGATCAAATGATAAACTCGCTCAGGGCACAAAATCCAAACCAATCACACATGCCAAATTTTGCAGATCCTTACCAGCAGTTTTTCAGTCCCCAACAGATGCAGTTGCCACTGCAGCAC AACCAAGCAATGCCCCAGCCAACTACTGGCAAGCCGAGTTCCAGTAGTGGACCTGAAACTCATGAAaaccatcaaccag GTTAA
- the LOC126624129 gene encoding transcription factor PIF1-like isoform X3: protein MNRRVPDFEMDYEYLLPTTSALNRPRKSTMPEDDIMELLWQDGQVVMQSQNQRSSVNSKRSHQSKYDVVLPDDGGGITRPAPQPQPQLPAQNPHLFIQEDEMASWLQYPLVDEPFSAGLLYPDSTTSEHRTPQVSGPAPASRPPIHRPRRTELQNFLQSDTTNNNDASSNRPMISETAPSSSKKSVVRETTTVVGSSDTPLVGSCSRALDSRPDGAGGGLANGATSLTAATAATAATSFPGNELTTCEMSLTSSPGGSSASAEPDSAPKPPLTADNRKRKGREAAAADDDAEFQSRDVEFESANGKKQLRGLTSSTKRSRAAEVHNLSERRRRDRINEKMKALQELIPRCNKSDKASMLDEAIEYLKSLQLQVQMMSMGYGMIPMMFPGVQQMMSVPMGMGIGMGMGMGMEMAGISHPMMPFPNVMAGSPMPTAAALMGPRFPIPPFHMQPIPASDPTGVPAVNQTDQMINSLRAQNPNQSHMPNFADPYQQFFSPQQMQLPLQHNQAMPQPTTGKPSSSSGPETHENHQPG, encoded by the exons ATGAATCGGCGCGTCCCCGATTTCGAAATGGACTACGAGTACTTACTTCCCACCACCTCTGCTCTGAACCGACCCAGAAAATCAACCAT GCCGGAAGACGATATCATGGAGCTGCTATGGCAGGACGGCCAAGTCGTGATGCAGAGCCAGAACCAGAGGTCTTCAGTCAATAGTAAAAGATCGCACCAGTCCAAATACGACGTCGTATTGCCCGACGACGGGGGTGGCATCACCAGACCGGCCCCCCAACCCCAACCCCAACTGCCGGCTCAGAACCCGCACCTGTTTATTCAAGAAGATGAAATGGCCTCGTGGCTTCAGTACCCGCTCGTCGACGAGCCCTTCTCCGCCGGCCTCCTCTATCCCGATTCGACCACCTCCGAGCACCGGACGCCCCAGGTTTCGGGGCCGGCGCCAGCTTCGAGGCCGCCGATCCACCGGCCGAGGAGGACCGAGCTCCAGAACTTCCTGCAGTCCGACACGACCAACAACAACGACGCCAGCAGCAACAGGCCTATGATTTCGGAAACGGCGCCGTCGAGCTCGAAGAAGAGCGTGGTAAGGGAGACGACGACGGTGGTGGGTTCCAGCGACACTCCGCTGGTGGGCTCATGCTCTAGGGCTTTGGATTCTAGGCCCGACGGCGCTGGTGGCGGCTTGGCTAATGGAGCGACGTCGTTAACCGCTGCAACCGCTGCGACCGCTGCGACGTCGTTTCCTGGAAATGAATTGACCACGTGTGAGATGTCGCTGACGTCGTCTCCAGGAGGCTCCAGTGCGAGCGCCGAGCCGGATTCGGCTCCCAAGCCGCCGCTGACTGCCGATAACCGGAAGAGGAAAGGGAGAGAAGCCGCCGCCGCCGACGACGACGCTGAGTTTCAAAGCAGG GATGTTGAGTTTGAATCTGCCAATGGAAAGAAACAACTCCGAGGATTGACATCATCTACAAAGAGATCGCGAGCTGCAGAGGTCCACAATCTCTCCGAGAGG AGACGTCGAGATAGAATAAATGAAAAGATGAAGGCTTTACAAGAACTAATACCTCGGTGCAACAAA TCGGACAAAGCATCAATGCTGGATGAAGCAATTGAGTACTTGAAATCTCTCCAGTTACAAGTACAG ATGATGTCCATGGGATACGGCATGATCCCTATGATGTTTCCTGGAGTTCAGCAGATGATGTCCGTGCCCATGGGGATGGGAATTGGAATGGGCATGGGCATGGGAATGGAAATGGCCGGCATCAGTCACCCTATGATGCCATTTCCAAATGTAATGGCCGGTTCACCCATGCCAACAGCAGCTGCACTTATGGGACCTAGGTTCCCTATACCACCATTTCACATGCAGCCTATTCCTGCAAGTGATCCTACCGGAGTTCCAGCAGTCAACCAGACAGATCAAATGATAAACTCGCTCAGGGCACAAAATCCAAACCAATCACACATGCCAAATTTTGCAGATCCTTACCAGCAGTTTTTCAGTCCCCAACAGATGCAGTTGCCACTGCAGCAC AACCAAGCAATGCCCCAGCCAACTACTGGCAAGCCGAGTTCCAGTAGTGGACCTGAAACTCATGAAaaccatcaaccag GTTAA
- the LOC126624130 gene encoding uncharacterized protein LOC126624130 isoform X1 — MGPRVVCQVCNEAQSKYKCPSCRAPYCSVPCFKKHKENPCSLPVSSEEKPPTAGPELLVERPLLVEEPSQVLQRPQLEAIASSGEICSALKDENLQKLILSIDCSPDAEKELEKAMGVDVFRVFTDKILSTIETSSSSANANS; from the exons ATGGGTCCTCGAGTAGTGTGCCAAGTCTGCAACGAAGCACAATCCAAATACAAGTGCCCCTCCTGCCGCGCACCTTA TTGTTCTGTGCCCTGCTTCAAGAAGCACAAGG AAAACCCATGTTCTCTTCCAGTTTCTTCCGAGGAAAAACCACCAA CTGCAGGTCCAGAGCTACTGGTAGAGAGGCCATTACTTGTGGAGGAACCGAGCCAAGTGCTGCAAAGGCCGCAACTTGAGGCGATAG CTTCTTCCGGTGAAATTTGCAGTGCTTTGAAAGATGAGAACCTTCAGAAACTTATCTTGAGTATAGATTGTTCACCAGATGCAGAGAAG GAACTTGAGAAAGCTATGGGCGTGGACGTGTTTCGCGTATTTACCGACAAG ATCCTATCTACCATCGAGACGTCTTCGTCTTCAGCAAATGCAAACTCATGA
- the LOC126624130 gene encoding uncharacterized protein LOC126624130 isoform X2 — protein MGPRVVCQVCNEAQSKYKCPSCRAPYCSVPCFKKHKENPCSLPVSSEEKPPSPELLVERPLLVEEPSQVLQRPQLEAIASSGEICSALKDENLQKLILSIDCSPDAEKELEKAMGVDVFRVFTDKILSTIETSSSSANANS, from the exons ATGGGTCCTCGAGTAGTGTGCCAAGTCTGCAACGAAGCACAATCCAAATACAAGTGCCCCTCCTGCCGCGCACCTTA TTGTTCTGTGCCCTGCTTCAAGAAGCACAAGG AAAACCCATGTTCTCTTCCAGTTTCTTCCGAGGAAAAACCACCAA GTCCAGAGCTACTGGTAGAGAGGCCATTACTTGTGGAGGAACCGAGCCAAGTGCTGCAAAGGCCGCAACTTGAGGCGATAG CTTCTTCCGGTGAAATTTGCAGTGCTTTGAAAGATGAGAACCTTCAGAAACTTATCTTGAGTATAGATTGTTCACCAGATGCAGAGAAG GAACTTGAGAAAGCTATGGGCGTGGACGTGTTTCGCGTATTTACCGACAAG ATCCTATCTACCATCGAGACGTCTTCGTCTTCAGCAAATGCAAACTCATGA
- the LOC126624129 gene encoding transcription factor PIF1-like isoform X2 has product MASKLHFVLLLPIIWYYSERQTYLPTHNNILTQKANPLKIHTRSLYLCHPKQTLAVFRLRFLSINFPSPLPTLKLSSLGNPIKVPFFCSAPPVRDSETQRLREQLPPLLPWPVQTCRTSTSSSNSLQLFASASNEWISEQKMNRRVPDFEMDYEYLLPTTSALNRPRKSTMPEDDIMELLWQDGQVVMQSQNQRSSVNSKRSHQSKYDVVLPDDGGGITRPAPQPQPQLPAQNPHLFIQEDEMASWLQYPLVDEPFSAGLLYPDSTTSEHRTPQVSGPAPASRPPIHRPRRTELQNFLQSDTTNNNDASSNRPMISETAPSSSKKSVVRETTTVVGSSDTPLVGSCSRALDSRPDGAGGGLANGATSLTAATAATAATSFPGNELTTCEMSLTSSPGGSSASAEPDSAPKPPLTADNRKRKGREAAAADDDAEFQSRDVEFESANGKKQLRGLTSSTKRSRAAEVHNLSERSDKASMLDEAIEYLKSLQLQVQMMSMGYGMIPMMFPGVQQMMSVPMGMGIGMGMGMGMEMAGISHPMMPFPNVMAGSPMPTAAALMGPRFPIPPFHMQPIPASDPTGVPAVNQTDQMINSLRAQNPNQSHMPNFADPYQQFFSPQQMQLPLQHNQAMPQPTTGKPSSSSGPETHENHQPG; this is encoded by the exons ATGGCGTCAAAACTTCATTTCGTCCTTTTGCTTCCTATTATTTGGTATTATTCGGAGAGACAGACTTATCTGCCGACGCACAACAACATATTAACACAAAAGGCAAATCCACTGAAAATACACACACGCTCTCTCTATCTCTGTCATCCCAAACAAACGCTAGCAGTTTTTCGCTTGAGATTTCTCTCCATTAATTTCCCGTCGCCATTACCCACCTTGAAGCTATCCTCTCTTGGAAACCCAATTAAAGTACCGTTCTTTTGCTCTGCACCACCAGTCAGAGATTCAGAGACTCAGAGACTCAGAGAGCAACTACCTCCTCTGCTTCCATGGCCGGTTCAAACTTGCAGAACAAGTACCTCCTCATCCAACTCCCTTCAATTATTTGCATCC gCCTCAAATGAGTGGATTTCGGAACAAAAGATGAATCGGCGCGTCCCCGATTTCGAAATGGACTACGAGTACTTACTTCCCACCACCTCTGCTCTGAACCGACCCAGAAAATCAACCAT GCCGGAAGACGATATCATGGAGCTGCTATGGCAGGACGGCCAAGTCGTGATGCAGAGCCAGAACCAGAGGTCTTCAGTCAATAGTAAAAGATCGCACCAGTCCAAATACGACGTCGTATTGCCCGACGACGGGGGTGGCATCACCAGACCGGCCCCCCAACCCCAACCCCAACTGCCGGCTCAGAACCCGCACCTGTTTATTCAAGAAGATGAAATGGCCTCGTGGCTTCAGTACCCGCTCGTCGACGAGCCCTTCTCCGCCGGCCTCCTCTATCCCGATTCGACCACCTCCGAGCACCGGACGCCCCAGGTTTCGGGGCCGGCGCCAGCTTCGAGGCCGCCGATCCACCGGCCGAGGAGGACCGAGCTCCAGAACTTCCTGCAGTCCGACACGACCAACAACAACGACGCCAGCAGCAACAGGCCTATGATTTCGGAAACGGCGCCGTCGAGCTCGAAGAAGAGCGTGGTAAGGGAGACGACGACGGTGGTGGGTTCCAGCGACACTCCGCTGGTGGGCTCATGCTCTAGGGCTTTGGATTCTAGGCCCGACGGCGCTGGTGGCGGCTTGGCTAATGGAGCGACGTCGTTAACCGCTGCAACCGCTGCGACCGCTGCGACGTCGTTTCCTGGAAATGAATTGACCACGTGTGAGATGTCGCTGACGTCGTCTCCAGGAGGCTCCAGTGCGAGCGCCGAGCCGGATTCGGCTCCCAAGCCGCCGCTGACTGCCGATAACCGGAAGAGGAAAGGGAGAGAAGCCGCCGCCGCCGACGACGACGCTGAGTTTCAAAGCAGG GATGTTGAGTTTGAATCTGCCAATGGAAAGAAACAACTCCGAGGATTGACATCATCTACAAAGAGATCGCGAGCTGCAGAGGTCCACAATCTCTCCGAGAGG TCGGACAAAGCATCAATGCTGGATGAAGCAATTGAGTACTTGAAATCTCTCCAGTTACAAGTACAG ATGATGTCCATGGGATACGGCATGATCCCTATGATGTTTCCTGGAGTTCAGCAGATGATGTCCGTGCCCATGGGGATGGGAATTGGAATGGGCATGGGCATGGGAATGGAAATGGCCGGCATCAGTCACCCTATGATGCCATTTCCAAATGTAATGGCCGGTTCACCCATGCCAACAGCAGCTGCACTTATGGGACCTAGGTTCCCTATACCACCATTTCACATGCAGCCTATTCCTGCAAGTGATCCTACCGGAGTTCCAGCAGTCAACCAGACAGATCAAATGATAAACTCGCTCAGGGCACAAAATCCAAACCAATCACACATGCCAAATTTTGCAGATCCTTACCAGCAGTTTTTCAGTCCCCAACAGATGCAGTTGCCACTGCAGCAC AACCAAGCAATGCCCCAGCCAACTACTGGCAAGCCGAGTTCCAGTAGTGGACCTGAAACTCATGAAaaccatcaaccag GTTAA